In one Alnus glutinosa chromosome 14, dhAlnGlut1.1, whole genome shotgun sequence genomic region, the following are encoded:
- the LOC133857907 gene encoding BRAP2 RING ZnF UBP domain-containing protein 1-like isoform X4, whose protein sequence is MFFLRVQVDSKHPLALEITKFRSTTSPSNPNPGSKFSQRRGVAHLFRSASLSSLPNPSSRSTVLFVVSVPNYLSFDGFIRFCGAWIDTVSELLFIRSDGMENRYSVLIRLANQLTADGFYCNFNGKKFSPGEAEVCHIMFMMSVEYTESVEIARTPPAGCTELPTCPVCLERLDPDTSGILSTICDHSFQCPCISKRTNLSCQVCRFCQQQDEKPTCSVCGTLENLWVCMICGFVGCGRYTEGHAMRHWMDTQHCYTLDMQTQKIWDYVGSVYVHRLSHSKVDGELAETNSHCMSFEGDCGTSGCSEDSGISGTLFSSKVDAIVDEYNGLLATQLDNQRQYYESLLVETKSKVGSYISEAVEKAVTSKMHDIQNKLEKCIEEKNAVGNLVRTARSSVRTQVTKSLCSLHVRTAQWT, encoded by the exons ATGTTCTTCCTCCGAGTCCAAGTGGACAGCAAGCACCCTCTGGCATTGGAAATCACCAAGTTCAGGTCGACCACTAGTCCATCAAACCCTAACCCTGGCTCAAAATTCAGCCAACGCAGAGGCGTAGCGCACCTCTTCCGAAGTGCGTCTCTCTCGTCACTTCCAAACCCTAGCTCCCGATCCACGGTCCTCTTCGTCGTTTCCGTACCAAACTACCTCTCATTCGATGGTTTCATCCGCTTCTGCGGCGCCTGGATCGACACCGTCTCCGAGCTCCTTTTCATCAG GAGCGATGGGATGGAGAATCGGTACAGTGTCTTGATAAGGCTTGCCAACCAGTTAACAGCTGATGGATTTTATTGCAATTTTAATGGAAAGAAGTTCTCACCAGGCGAG GCTGAGGTATGCCATATTATGTTTATGATGTCTGTGGAGTACACGGAATCAGTGGAGATAGCCAGGACACCTCCCGCAGGGTGTACGGAGTTACCTACTTGCCCAGTGTGTCTTG AGAGATTGGACCCAGACACTAGTGGAATACTGAGTACAATTTGTGACCATTCGTTTCAGTGTCCCTGCATTTCAAAAAGGACTAATTTGTCTTGCCAG GTCTGCCGATTCTGTCAGCAGCAAGATGAGAAACCAACTTGCTCTGTCTGTGGAACATTGGAGAACCTTTGGGTGTGCATGATATGTGGTTTTGTGGGATGTGGAAG ATATACGGAAGGCCATGCCATGAGGCATTGGATGGATACGCAGCATTGCTACACTCTTGATATGCAAACACAAAAAATTTGGGATTATGTTGGTAGTGTTTATGTTCACCGACTGAGTCATTCCAAAGTTGATGGCGAGTTGGCAGAGACGAACTCTCATTGTATGTCATTTGAAGGCGATTGTGGTACTAGTGGATGTAGCGAGGATTCTGGAATAAGTGGGACCCTCTTTAGTAGCAAAGTTGATGCT ATTGTGGATGAGTACAACGGTCTTCTTGCAACTCAACTGGATAATCAAAGACAA TATTATGAATCTCTACTTGTGGAGACCAAAAGTAAAGTGGGAAGCTATATTTCAGAAGCAGTGGAGAAGGCTGTGACTTCCAAGATGCATGACATCCAAAATAAATTGGAAAAGTGTATCGAAGAAAAAAATGCTGTGGGAAAT